A section of the Paenibacillus aurantius genome encodes:
- a CDS encoding L-lactate dehydrogenase encodes MEKTDGKKTRVVVIGTGAVGSTTAYTLLLRERMTELVLIDYNAEKALGDALDMNHGLPFTGRTKVWSGDYPDCAGADIIIICAGVGQKPGESRLDLLKRNTAIFDGIIEQVTRYNSTGILLIATNPVDILSYYSFRKSGWPANRVIGSGTLLDSARFRYLIGQTLNMDPRSIHASIVGEHGDTEVPLWSLANAAGLPVSFTEEEKEEIFRNTRDAAYQIIQAKGSTYYAIALALDRICTAILRDEGAVLNVSTLLNGYQGITDVYLGVPSVVDRTGVREVLKVPMTEEEAAKLAKSAAKLREMIDSIGNG; translated from the coding sequence ATGGAGAAGACGGATGGAAAGAAAACAAGAGTCGTCGTGATCGGAACAGGGGCGGTAGGGTCAACCACGGCCTATACCCTGCTGCTCCGGGAGCGCATGACCGAGCTGGTGCTCATCGACTACAACGCGGAAAAGGCTCTGGGCGACGCCCTGGACATGAACCACGGGCTGCCTTTTACGGGACGCACCAAGGTCTGGTCCGGCGATTACCCCGACTGTGCGGGTGCGGATATTATTATCATTTGCGCGGGGGTGGGACAGAAGCCGGGAGAGAGCCGGCTCGATCTGCTTAAGCGGAATACGGCGATTTTCGACGGCATCATCGAGCAGGTAACCCGCTACAACTCGACCGGTATTCTGCTCATTGCGACCAACCCGGTCGACATTCTGAGCTACTACTCCTTCCGGAAATCCGGCTGGCCGGCCAACCGGGTCATCGGCTCCGGAACGCTGCTCGACAGCGCCAGGTTCCGTTACCTGATCGGCCAAACGCTCAACATGGATCCCCGCAGCATTCACGCCTCCATTGTAGGCGAGCACGGGGATACCGAGGTGCCGCTGTGGAGCCTGGCCAACGCCGCAGGCCTGCCAGTGTCCTTCACGGAGGAGGAGAAGGAAGAGATTTTCCGCAACACGCGAGACGCCGCCTACCAGATTATCCAGGCGAAAGGCTCGACCTATTATGCGATCGCCCTTGCGCTGGACCGGATCTGCACGGCTATTCTGAGGGATGAGGGAGCAGTGCTGAACGTATCGACGCTGTTGAACGGGTACCAAGGCATAACGGATGTGTACCTGGGGGTTCCCTCAGTCGTAGACCGTACCGGAGTAAGGGAAGTGTTGAAGGTGCCCATGACGGAAGAGGAGGCGGCGAAGCTCGCCAAATCCGCCGCTAAGCTCCGCGAGATGATCGACAGCATCGGGAACGGCTAA
- a CDS encoding site-2 protease family protein has product MSKSRVRSALLAVGAFIVAKFKWVLAFLKFSKFGGTLISMGISLWAYAFLYGWKFAAAVIYLIFVHEMGHVIAARIKGIKTSPAVFLPFVGAFIAMKEQPRDAKTEAFLAYGGPLAGLLSFLPAVALYEWTKEPFWIVVVFTGALINLFNLLPISPLDGGRIVSVLSTRIWFFGLLGLGALLVYSPDPMIFLIFLLGLFSWWGRGKEATRQEILAYEQKKLREFLDDLETWPTLSTTYEKKVQLQAAAQASPGPAAGGRRWSIPLLDDGRKIAAAKAEIDRRYANAAYELLLKWEWAPVQYEDGDLDRPVPSTMLAEASRSAAERLTQVEEELARLSTYYKSPASTKWKVLIAYLALAVVLSLFFLYANDLSEIHRSSIR; this is encoded by the coding sequence TTGTCCAAAAGCCGCGTGAGGTCAGCTTTGCTGGCCGTTGGCGCTTTTATCGTGGCGAAATTCAAATGGGTCCTCGCCTTTCTGAAGTTCTCCAAATTCGGCGGTACCCTGATCTCCATGGGGATCAGCCTGTGGGCCTATGCTTTTCTGTATGGCTGGAAGTTTGCCGCCGCCGTCATCTATCTTATTTTTGTGCATGAAATGGGCCATGTGATAGCCGCCCGGATCAAGGGAATCAAGACCTCGCCGGCGGTATTCCTGCCCTTTGTCGGAGCCTTCATCGCTATGAAGGAACAGCCTCGGGACGCGAAGACGGAAGCCTTCCTCGCTTACGGGGGACCGCTTGCCGGCCTGCTGTCGTTCCTGCCCGCTGTGGCGCTGTACGAGTGGACGAAGGAGCCGTTCTGGATCGTGGTCGTGTTTACCGGGGCGCTCATTAACCTCTTTAACCTTCTTCCGATCTCGCCGCTTGACGGAGGCCGGATCGTTTCGGTGCTGTCGACCCGCATCTGGTTCTTCGGGCTGCTGGGACTGGGGGCGCTGCTCGTCTATTCCCCCGACCCGATGATCTTCCTGATCTTCCTCCTCGGCTTGTTCTCCTGGTGGGGAAGGGGCAAGGAAGCCACCCGGCAGGAGATTCTGGCGTATGAGCAAAAGAAGCTGAGGGAATTCCTGGACGATCTGGAGACGTGGCCGACGCTCTCTACCACCTATGAGAAGAAGGTTCAGCTCCAGGCGGCCGCGCAAGCGTCCCCTGGTCCTGCCGCGGGAGGCCGGCGCTGGTCCATCCCGCTTCTCGACGACGGGAGGAAGATTGCCGCGGCCAAGGCCGAGATTGACCGCCGGTACGCCAATGCCGCCTACGAGCTGCTGCTCAAGTGGGAATGGGCGCCGGTCCAGTACGAGGACGGGGATCTGGACCGGCCCGTTCCCTCGACGATGCTTGCCGAGGCGAGCCGGTCTGCAGCCGAGCGGCTCACTCAAGTGGAGGAGGAGCTGGCGCGCCTCTCCACCTATTACAAGTCTCCGGCCTCGACGAAGTGGAAGGTGCTCATCGCTTATCTTGCGCTTGCCGTCGTGCTGTCTTTGTTCTTCCTTTACGCGAACGACCTGTCGGAGATTCACCGGAGCAGCATCCGCTGA
- a CDS encoding S16 family serine protease, which translates to MHRSRLKSGPLEHYLERHPRLLSGFQRMHGLWAVLGALLLAILLVASISALILRLSPIEPLHAEGMGEIITTAKYLDLSPIADVEGKPAARPFYFTTLHTMKLNNRLDALRSAFLLENTNSIKIASYALSSDLDLTTGDYSRISKFSLYRSSENLTYLAYQYAGLPADFPTKVIIVFPLENYETGKAFKPNDVILAINGKPVSTWKEYAEVNNQLPSEEGYTALYKVQRGKDVLELPVTFTEKNKKGAYINGLYAAEVKDFQDAVEPTNLVTFTRQFSGDSAGLMMTLQLIQELSGKDLTKGYYVAGTGTIDKAGRVGEIGGMPLKIMTADKQRVDLYFVPKAVEETDRNEQEAFKTAQTIHSTMKIVPVASVADALDYLDRIPSKNQG; encoded by the coding sequence ATGCACAGAAGCCGCCTGAAGTCCGGACCGCTGGAGCATTATCTTGAGCGCCACCCCCGGCTGCTTTCCGGCTTCCAGAGGATGCACGGCCTGTGGGCTGTCCTCGGTGCCTTGCTTCTCGCCATCCTGCTTGTCGCGTCCATAAGCGCTCTCATTCTGCGTCTGTCCCCGATCGAGCCCTTACACGCCGAAGGAATGGGTGAAATCATTACGACAGCCAAATACTTGGACTTGAGCCCGATCGCCGATGTCGAAGGAAAGCCGGCCGCCCGCCCTTTCTATTTCACCACTCTTCATACCATGAAGCTGAACAACCGGCTGGATGCCCTGCGCTCCGCCTTCTTGCTCGAGAACACCAACTCGATCAAAATCGCTTCCTACGCTCTTTCCTCCGACCTGGATTTGACGACCGGAGATTACAGCCGCATCAGCAAGTTCTCCCTCTACCGGAGCAGCGAGAACCTTACTTATCTGGCTTATCAATACGCCGGATTGCCGGCGGATTTCCCGACCAAGGTCATCATCGTCTTCCCGCTTGAGAATTACGAAACCGGCAAGGCCTTCAAGCCGAACGACGTCATTCTGGCCATTAACGGCAAGCCGGTCTCCACGTGGAAGGAATACGCCGAGGTGAACAATCAGCTTCCTTCGGAAGAGGGATACACCGCCCTCTATAAGGTGCAGCGGGGAAAGGATGTGCTGGAGCTTCCCGTCACCTTTACCGAGAAGAACAAGAAAGGAGCTTACATCAACGGCCTCTACGCCGCCGAGGTTAAGGATTTCCAGGATGCCGTGGAGCCGACGAATCTTGTCACCTTTACCCGTCAATTCTCGGGAGATTCGGCGGGCTTGATGATGACGCTTCAGCTGATTCAGGAGCTTTCCGGTAAGGATTTGACGAAGGGGTACTACGTGGCGGGGACCGGAACCATCGACAAGGCGGGCCGGGTCGGGGAAATCGGGGGAATGCCTCTGAAAATCATGACCGCCGACAAACAAAGAGTCGACCTTTACTTCGTTCCGAAAGCGGTCGAGGAAACCGACCGGAACGAACAGGAAGCCTTTAAGACCGCACAGACGATTCACAGCACAATGAAAATCGTGCCCGTGGCAAGCGTGGCGGATGCCCTCGACTACCTGGACCGGATTCCGTCCAAGAACCAGGGCTGA
- a CDS encoding NAD-dependent epimerase/dehydratase family protein: protein MRKVLLTGAGGTIGSCLYEGLKKTGRYEIKAADLHEDRSRGIQAFDVTDKDKWVELTRGVDTILHFAWAKDEEDFLGKVLPINVTGAYYMYEAARVNGVRRVVFASSNHATGFYPTGTSITPESPYRPDSFYGVSKAYIELLGRFYTDKHGLESVNIRIGNFPSDNRPHSERSGHIWISNRDMVQLTERCMEAELKDKFLVLYGTSRNSDNYYDIGYLESLIGYKPQDDGEKLIEEAEARGQEVKQDETAFQGGGYTQKESK from the coding sequence ATGCGAAAGGTTCTGCTAACGGGGGCTGGAGGAACGATTGGAAGCTGCTTGTATGAAGGCTTGAAGAAGACCGGACGCTACGAAATCAAGGCGGCCGACCTTCACGAGGACCGCTCCCGGGGAATTCAAGCGTTTGATGTGACGGATAAGGACAAATGGGTCGAGCTGACCCGGGGCGTCGACACAATCCTTCATTTTGCCTGGGCGAAGGACGAAGAAGATTTCTTGGGCAAGGTTCTGCCCATCAATGTCACCGGAGCGTATTATATGTATGAAGCCGCCCGGGTCAACGGCGTGCGCCGGGTCGTCTTCGCGAGCTCCAACCATGCGACCGGCTTCTACCCCACCGGTACCTCGATTACCCCCGAGTCTCCTTACCGCCCCGACAGCTTCTACGGGGTAAGCAAGGCCTACATCGAGCTGCTCGGCCGTTTCTATACGGACAAGCACGGGCTGGAATCGGTCAACATCCGGATCGGAAACTTCCCGTCCGACAATCGGCCTCATTCCGAGCGATCCGGTCACATCTGGATCTCGAACCGGGACATGGTCCAGCTGACGGAGCGCTGCATGGAAGCCGAGCTTAAGGACAAGTTCCTCGTGCTGTACGGGACGTCGCGAAACTCCGACAACTATTACGACATCGGCTATCTCGAATCGCTGATCGGGTATAAGCCGCAGGACGACGGAGAGAAGCTTATCGAGGAAGCGGAAGCCAGAGGTCAAGAGGTCAAGCAGGATGAAACGGCCTTCCAGGGCGGGGGCTACACGCAAAAGGAATCCAAGTAG
- the fumC gene encoding class II fumarate hydratase yields the protein MDYRMEKDTLGEIRVPADKLWGAQTQRSLENFKIGTEKMPLEVIRAFAVLKKAAAQANLKLGKLDRERAEAISSAADEVRDGQWDEHFPLVVWQTGSGTQSNMNVNEVIARRANQLLEEKGSTERVHPNDDVNRSQSSNDTFPTALHIAAVTAVETRLLPALEELRATFADKMEAFRDIVKIGRTHLQDATPLTLGQEISGWHHMLVKTSEMIRTSTDTMRELAIGGTAVGTGLNAHPRFGETAAEEISRITGTRFVSSPNKFHSLTSHDEAVFAHGALKALAADLMKIANDVRWLASGPRCGIGEITIPANEPGSSIMPGKVNPTQSEAMTMVACQVMGNDAAVGFAASQGNFELNVFKPVIIYNFLQSVRLLADAMVSFRDNCAVGIEPDRAVIDRYLRDSLMLVTALNPHIGYEKAAAIAKLGHKEGLSLKEAAVRSGYVTAEQFDSFVRPEEMIHPKE from the coding sequence ATGGACTACCGTATGGAGAAAGATACACTGGGGGAGATTCGGGTTCCCGCCGATAAATTATGGGGCGCCCAGACGCAGCGGAGCCTGGAGAATTTCAAGATCGGAACGGAGAAAATGCCGCTTGAGGTGATCCGGGCGTTCGCCGTTCTAAAGAAGGCGGCCGCCCAGGCCAACCTCAAGCTGGGCAAGTTGGACCGGGAGAGGGCCGAGGCCATCTCGTCGGCCGCCGATGAGGTCCGGGACGGACAGTGGGACGAGCACTTCCCTCTTGTCGTCTGGCAGACGGGGAGCGGCACCCAATCCAACATGAACGTTAATGAAGTGATCGCCCGCCGGGCAAATCAGCTGCTGGAGGAGAAGGGGAGTACGGAGCGGGTTCATCCCAATGATGATGTGAACCGTTCCCAAAGCTCCAACGATACGTTCCCGACGGCTCTTCATATCGCCGCCGTGACGGCTGTCGAAACGCGGCTTCTGCCGGCGCTTGAAGAGCTGAGGGCCACATTTGCCGATAAAATGGAAGCCTTCCGGGACATTGTCAAAATCGGCCGGACTCACCTTCAGGATGCGACTCCTCTTACGCTCGGGCAGGAAATCAGCGGATGGCATCATATGCTCGTGAAGACCTCGGAGATGATCCGAACGAGTACAGATACGATGAGAGAGCTCGCTATCGGAGGGACGGCCGTCGGCACGGGATTGAACGCCCACCCGCGGTTCGGGGAAACCGCTGCGGAAGAGATCAGCCGGATCACCGGGACCCGGTTCGTGTCTTCTCCGAACAAGTTTCACTCGCTGACGAGCCATGATGAGGCGGTATTCGCACATGGGGCGCTTAAAGCGCTCGCCGCGGATCTGATGAAGATTGCCAATGATGTGCGCTGGCTGGCGAGCGGTCCCCGGTGCGGCATAGGGGAGATTACCATTCCGGCGAACGAGCCGGGAAGCTCCATCATGCCGGGCAAGGTCAACCCGACCCAGAGCGAGGCGATGACGATGGTGGCGTGCCAGGTGATGGGCAACGACGCGGCGGTCGGCTTTGCGGCGAGCCAGGGAAATTTTGAACTCAATGTCTTCAAGCCGGTGATCATTTACAATTTTCTACAGTCCGTCCGGCTGCTCGCGGATGCGATGGTTTCCTTCCGCGACAACTGCGCGGTCGGCATCGAACCGGACCGGGCGGTCATCGACCGCTATTTGCGGGATTCCTTGATGCTCGTGACCGCCCTTAACCCGCATATCGGCTATGAGAAGGCCGCAGCCATCGCAAAGCTCGGGCATAAAGAAGGCCTTTCGCTTAAGGAAGCGGCAGTCCGCAGCGGATATGTGACGGCGGAGCAGTTCGACTCCTTCGTCCGGCCGGAAGAGATGATTCATCCGAAGGAATAA
- a CDS encoding DNA sulfur modification protein DndB — protein MDTISSLSELMGERKSGSYVEIPGRLASTFGQQTLSTTLPVSKLLSIYEVDLEVQRSLIPANLSKLMDYIKLYLEGRQAIYFPGIILSSRGAGRYDAEDGVYLMQPIEKAYVVDGQHRLAAFQRLMETLQSAMARAKDRREYDRIEEITEQLSRLYDFPMSVMFYLDISARQERQLFSDINKLPRKIGGNLAVLRDQRRFYHVLATRLAEHDPTLRELGVDTFSERGKSPEYLFSYHLLIEILAAFFEGRMKSAARNNGYQFTQQDEEEHLRNASLYFSKLLEYLPEPSPGEVSWSENVQLALALFFHEQSVKTAKFNRYSLQHAMKILPYIKWDDIYTGDERARLPRRSRIMKAYQFIKEFYEQNHLFLIREGEQEEIG, from the coding sequence ATGGATACCATTTCTTCCCTGTCGGAATTGATGGGGGAACGCAAGTCCGGGTCCTATGTGGAAATTCCGGGTAGGCTTGCGAGTACCTTCGGTCAGCAGACGCTGTCCACTACGCTGCCTGTCAGCAAGCTCCTGTCCATCTATGAGGTGGACCTGGAGGTGCAGAGGAGCCTGATTCCGGCTAATCTCTCCAAGCTGATGGACTATATTAAACTTTATTTGGAAGGCCGCCAGGCCATCTATTTCCCGGGCATTATTTTGTCGTCCCGGGGGGCGGGCCGCTATGACGCCGAGGATGGCGTCTACCTAATGCAGCCGATCGAGAAGGCCTATGTGGTCGACGGCCAGCACCGGCTGGCCGCCTTCCAGCGCCTGATGGAGACACTTCAGAGCGCCATGGCCCGGGCGAAGGACCGCCGGGAGTACGACCGGATCGAAGAGATCACGGAGCAGCTCAGCCGGCTGTATGATTTCCCGATGTCAGTTATGTTCTATCTGGACATTTCCGCCCGGCAGGAACGCCAGCTCTTCTCCGACATCAACAAGCTTCCCCGCAAAATCGGAGGCAACCTTGCCGTGCTGCGCGACCAGCGCCGGTTCTATCATGTGCTGGCGACGAGGCTGGCCGAGCATGACCCTACGCTCCGGGAGCTTGGCGTCGATACGTTCTCGGAGAGAGGGAAGAGTCCCGAGTATCTCTTCTCCTATCATCTGCTGATCGAGATTCTGGCGGCGTTCTTCGAAGGCCGGATGAAATCGGCGGCCCGCAACAACGGCTATCAATTCACGCAGCAGGACGAGGAGGAGCATCTGCGCAATGCGTCCCTCTATTTCTCCAAGCTGCTCGAATACTTGCCGGAGCCGAGTCCCGGGGAAGTGAGCTGGTCGGAGAACGTGCAGCTCGCCCTCGCTCTGTTCTTCCACGAGCAGTCGGTGAAGACGGCCAAGTTCAACCGTTATTCCCTGCAGCATGCGATGAAGATTCTTCCGTATATCAAGTGGGATGACATTTACACGGGAGACGAAAGAGCCCGGCTTCCGCGCCGCTCGCGGATCATGAAGGCTTACCAGTTCATTAAAGAATTTTACGAGCAGAATCATTTGTTCTTGATTCGTGAAGGGGAACAGGAGGAGATCGGCTGA
- a CDS encoding DNA sulfur modification protein DndB has product MDGLALPMSIYPFCEKFGLATLSLKVSDLLNYTMIDPMVQRKLSAGQRRKIGNYLQERELDHVFFGPVTLSLRDVNQLAKEDERLFLRHGSKLSILDGQHRILALGHVNEQMQKEVRKYEKKVSALKVKQRKKPEDTEIAAELEQMTGLVEQMEARRLDLLETELSAQVYIGFSEEQEQQLFGDINSKVQLVSKELGHSFDSTDPLNVVLQQVVDHNVFLRVAGVEKRSNLTSFNKNFTSYSWLYSTACMLFSGRMQPSYELARKIRRDLSAHVEMLHQFFNTVIPYMPEQPGLPQFTSSSRVMQESLALYAHGFLFDGDKYKEGWTNSLLMLDGFDWTQENEEMVEAFGVMDNGKLNLIHEKSLRKHAKLVELFEKRLAEQADEDAAAHA; this is encoded by the coding sequence ATGGACGGCTTGGCATTGCCTATGAGCATCTATCCCTTCTGCGAGAAGTTCGGCCTGGCCACGCTTTCGCTGAAGGTTTCGGATTTGTTGAATTACACGATGATCGACCCGATGGTCCAGCGCAAGCTGAGCGCGGGCCAGCGCCGGAAGATCGGGAATTACCTTCAGGAGCGGGAGCTCGACCACGTCTTCTTCGGCCCGGTCACCCTGTCCCTTCGGGATGTGAACCAGCTCGCCAAGGAGGACGAGAGGCTGTTTCTCCGCCACGGCTCCAAGCTGAGCATTCTCGACGGCCAGCACCGGATTCTGGCGCTCGGGCACGTAAACGAGCAGATGCAGAAGGAAGTGCGCAAGTACGAGAAGAAGGTTTCGGCCCTTAAAGTTAAACAGCGTAAAAAACCCGAAGACACCGAAATTGCCGCTGAGCTTGAGCAGATGACGGGTCTGGTGGAGCAGATGGAGGCAAGACGCCTCGACCTGCTCGAAACGGAGCTGTCCGCCCAAGTCTACATCGGCTTCAGCGAAGAGCAGGAGCAGCAGCTGTTCGGGGACATCAACTCCAAGGTGCAGCTCGTCAGCAAGGAGCTCGGTCACTCCTTCGATTCGACGGATCCGCTGAATGTGGTGCTGCAGCAAGTGGTGGACCACAATGTATTCCTGCGGGTAGCCGGTGTCGAGAAGCGCAGCAACCTGACCTCCTTCAACAAGAACTTCACGTCTTACAGCTGGCTGTATTCGACGGCCTGCATGCTTTTTTCCGGCCGGATGCAGCCATCCTACGAATTGGCCCGCAAAATCCGCAGGGACCTGTCGGCGCATGTGGAGATGCTGCACCAATTCTTCAACACCGTCATTCCGTACATGCCGGAGCAGCCGGGACTTCCGCAGTTCACGAGCTCGAGCCGGGTGATGCAGGAAAGCCTGGCGCTGTATGCACACGGCTTCCTGTTCGACGGCGACAAATACAAGGAAGGCTGGACCAACAGCCTGCTCATGCTGGACGGGTTCGACTGGACACAGGAGAACGAAGAGATGGTCGAAGCCTTCGGGGTGATGGACAACGGAAAGCTGAACCTGATCCACGAGAAGTCGCTGCGCAAGCATGCGAAGCTGGTGGAGCTGTTCGAGAAGCGGCTGGCGGAGCAGGCCGACGAGGATGCCGCCGCCCATGCGTGA
- a CDS encoding N-acetylglucosamine-6-phosphate deacetylase has translation MGTPFTIRARHYRTNEAVEVTVQKGKIARMQACDPQAEGSGPSDREPLPFLAPGLVDLQINGYRGLDFNEFPMDPQRVMAATEALWKEGVTTYYPTVTTNADERIETAMSTIAEACEAYRECARCIAGIHLEGPFLSPEDGARGAHSLAFTKAPDWEQFQRWQEAANGRIRLLTLSPEWPDAASFIARCTASGVKVSIGHTAAAPEQIREAVLAGATMSTHFGNGAHLTLPRHPNYLWEQLANDALWTCLIADGFHIPDSFIKVVMKTKGHQAMLVSDAVHLSGLAPGPYHSHGRIHVVKTEEGRIHLRDNPELLAGSGQMLPWGIEHLVNNGLAGLPEAWDMASIRPSLFMDLPTKTGLDVGAPADFVLFDWDRTRIRLLDTYKDGRRMPL, from the coding sequence ATGGGAACGCCATTTACCATACGGGCACGCCATTATCGTACGAACGAAGCGGTGGAGGTCACCGTTCAGAAAGGAAAAATTGCGCGCATGCAGGCGTGCGATCCGCAAGCGGAAGGAAGCGGGCCAAGCGATCGGGAGCCGCTCCCTTTCCTTGCTCCCGGCTTAGTCGATTTGCAAATTAACGGCTACAGGGGCCTTGATTTCAATGAGTTTCCGATGGATCCGCAGCGCGTCATGGCCGCAACGGAGGCGCTTTGGAAGGAAGGGGTCACCACGTATTATCCGACGGTGACGACGAACGCCGATGAGCGGATCGAAACGGCCATGAGCACGATCGCCGAGGCGTGTGAGGCGTACCGCGAGTGCGCCCGCTGCATTGCCGGCATCCATCTGGAAGGACCGTTCCTTTCGCCGGAGGACGGTGCGCGAGGCGCCCACTCGCTTGCCTTCACGAAAGCGCCGGACTGGGAGCAGTTCCAGCGCTGGCAGGAGGCGGCGAACGGTCGAATCCGCCTTCTTACGCTTTCCCCCGAATGGCCGGACGCCGCGTCGTTCATCGCGCGCTGCACCGCAAGCGGGGTCAAGGTGTCCATCGGCCACACGGCGGCGGCGCCCGAGCAAATTCGCGAGGCGGTGCTGGCCGGAGCGACGATGTCGACTCATTTTGGCAACGGCGCCCATCTGACTCTGCCGCGGCATCCGAATTATTTGTGGGAACAGCTGGCAAACGACGCCTTGTGGACCTGCTTGATTGCGGACGGCTTTCATATTCCGGATTCATTCATCAAGGTCGTCATGAAGACCAAGGGGCATCAAGCGATGCTCGTCAGCGACGCCGTTCATCTGAGCGGGCTGGCTCCGGGTCCTTACCATTCCCATGGGCGGATTCACGTCGTCAAGACGGAGGAAGGCCGGATTCATCTGCGCGACAATCCGGAGCTGCTTGCAGGCTCGGGGCAGATGCTGCCGTGGGGAATCGAACACCTCGTCAACAACGGGCTGGCGGGTTTGCCCGAAGCGTGGGACATGGCCTCCATCCGGCCGTCGCTCTTCATGGATTTGCCGACGAAAACCGGCTTGGACGTCGGAGCCCCGGCCGATTTCGTCCTCTTCGATTGGGACCGTACCCGGATTCGCCTACTCGACACGTATAAAGACGGGAGGAGAATGCCTTTATGA
- a CDS encoding Gfo/Idh/MocA family protein, with amino-acid sequence MTGFGLIGCGAIADVHLKAMADTDGARIVEVASRDRSKAQQTGERFGCSWTTDYTQLLKRPDIDVVCVCTSSGSHGSIGRDVLKAGKHLIVEKPIAMTAAEASAMIELARQSGLVLSVISQSRFNEHHRLVKQVLEEGRLGKLLLLEISRPYYRDQSYYDSADWRGTLAEDGGALMNQGIHSIDLLLWMAGKVSSVIGRVATQTHRMEAEDIGLALLTFQSGAFASVMCSTSMVPGYDPTFHLYGEQGSIKIEGTRIVHWSVPGVPLPDLDHLSEAGSSASNPRNVSHTYHKQQIMDVIGAIREGRPPAVTGEDGRDAVRLIELIYASSASEGKAMGWE; translated from the coding sequence ATGACCGGGTTCGGATTGATCGGATGCGGCGCCATTGCCGATGTTCATCTGAAAGCGATGGCGGACACGGACGGTGCGCGCATTGTCGAGGTAGCGAGCCGGGACAGGAGCAAAGCGCAGCAAACCGGCGAACGCTTCGGCTGCTCCTGGACGACGGATTATACGCAGCTGCTGAAGAGGCCCGACATCGATGTAGTCTGCGTCTGCACCTCGAGCGGAAGCCACGGCTCCATCGGCAGGGACGTGCTTAAGGCCGGCAAGCACCTGATCGTCGAGAAGCCGATCGCCATGACAGCAGCCGAAGCTTCGGCCATGATCGAGCTGGCGAGGCAGAGCGGACTCGTTCTCTCCGTCATCTCCCAATCGCGGTTTAACGAGCATCATCGGCTGGTGAAGCAAGTGCTGGAGGAGGGAAGACTCGGAAAGCTGCTGCTGCTCGAAATCTCCCGTCCGTATTACCGCGATCAGTCCTACTACGATTCTGCGGACTGGCGGGGGACGCTGGCGGAGGACGGCGGGGCGCTTATGAACCAGGGCATTCACTCGATCGACCTCCTGCTGTGGATGGCCGGCAAGGTGAGCAGCGTCATTGGCCGAGTCGCGACGCAGACGCACCGGATGGAAGCGGAGGACATTGGGCTGGCCCTGCTCACTTTTCAGAGCGGCGCCTTTGCGTCGGTCATGTGCTCCACGAGCATGGTGCCGGGGTACGACCCCACCTTCCACCTTTATGGGGAACAAGGATCAATCAAGATCGAAGGCACGCGGATCGTCCACTGGTCGGTGCCGGGCGTGCCGCTGCCGGACCTGGACCATTTAAGCGAAGCCGGCAGCAGCGCGTCGAACCCCAGAAACGTATCCCACACGTATCACAAGCAGCAGATTATGGATGTGATCGGGGCGATCCGCGAAGGGCGGCCCCCGGCCGTCACCGGGGAGGACGGAAGAGACGCCGTCCGGCTTATCGAGCTTATCTATGCGTCGTCCGCCAGCGAGGGCAAAGCGATGGGCTGGGAATAA